One Psychrobacillus glaciei genomic region harbors:
- a CDS encoding disulfide oxidoreductase, with product MTKKVENLLLFMWSVALTATLGSLYFSEIRQYEPCELCWYQRILMYPLVIILGVAYAQKNAKVAVTTLIFSIIGGCISAYHYSIQKISFMQESAPACGRVPCTSDYINYLGFITIPFLALIAFILIIISSVLVLRSIKEEK from the coding sequence ATGACAAAAAAAGTGGAAAATCTATTGTTATTTATGTGGTCTGTGGCTTTAACTGCTACTCTTGGTTCCTTATACTTTTCAGAAATACGACAGTATGAACCTTGTGAATTATGTTGGTATCAGCGTATTCTCATGTATCCCCTAGTCATAATCTTAGGTGTTGCATATGCACAAAAAAATGCTAAAGTTGCAGTTACAACTCTCATTTTTTCTATTATCGGAGGTTGTATATCCGCGTATCACTATAGCATTCAAAAAATTAGTTTTATGCAAGAATCCGCACCTGCTTGTGGTAGAGTACCTTGTACTAGTGACTACATAAATTATTTAGGATTTATTACGATCCCATTTTTAGCTCTTATAGCATTCATTTTAATCATTATTAGTAGTGTATTGGTTTTAAGAAGTATTAAGGAGGAAAAGTAG
- a CDS encoding RluA family pseudouridine synthase, producing MIHTFSYTVQEDALTIDIILQQKWKLGKKLIHDLRMQKAVSDVNGELMQWKAPLQKGDILVFTWEGDASNYLSSDQIPLYVAYEDEYLLIASKPRGAATHPNEAGQNHTFMNTVHHYLSSKGQAYGEHVHRIDEGTKGLIVVAKNPIVKGMLDRMLENKEIVRTYEAIVEGQVKNNNGTIRAAIGVDRHHATRKRVSPSGQVAITHYEVVGRNPDFTKVHAILETGRTHQIRVHFAHLGHPIVGDDLYGAKKSPTKTYELHAFKVQFAHPITGELIVVEDRR from the coding sequence ATGATACATACATTTAGTTATACAGTACAAGAGGATGCACTAACAATTGATATAATTCTTCAACAAAAATGGAAGCTTGGTAAAAAACTTATCCATGATTTACGTATGCAAAAAGCAGTCAGTGATGTAAATGGAGAACTAATGCAATGGAAAGCGCCGCTTCAAAAAGGGGATATACTAGTTTTTACATGGGAGGGCGATGCTTCAAATTATCTTTCTTCCGATCAAATACCTCTTTATGTTGCGTATGAAGATGAGTATTTACTAATTGCATCGAAGCCTCGTGGTGCTGCAACACATCCAAATGAAGCAGGTCAAAACCACACATTCATGAATACGGTTCATCATTACTTATCTAGTAAGGGACAAGCTTATGGAGAGCATGTACATCGAATAGACGAAGGGACAAAAGGTCTAATCGTTGTTGCGAAAAATCCTATCGTCAAAGGGATGCTAGATCGTATGTTGGAAAATAAAGAAATCGTCCGCACGTATGAAGCGATTGTCGAAGGCCAAGTAAAAAATAACAACGGCACCATCCGAGCTGCCATAGGTGTGGATCGACACCATGCAACAAGAAAAAGAGTATCTCCATCAGGTCAAGTTGCAATTACCCACTATGAAGTTGTAGGAAGAAATCCTGATTTTACAAAAGTACATGCAATTCTAGAAACAGGACGTACCCATCAGATTCGTGTACATTTTGCCCATCTAGGTCATCCAATTGTAGGAGACGATTTATACGGAGCGAAAAAGTCACCAACCAAAACTTATGAACTTCACGCATTCAAAGTACAGTTTGCACATCCGATTACGGGAGAGTTGATTGTTGTCGAGGATAGAAGATAG
- a CDS encoding thioredoxin family protein: MKRLAAFGGIIVVVFILIIVLTNQSNKTKMADNPYDKTNLRQSTIDLLKDPNYQNIIMPDKLKEKINTGEPVTVYFFSPECSHCKEMTPRLIPLAKKNGVKIVKYNILEYDQGWDDYSIEATPTLVYFKDGKEVARLLGSHPDDEIQAFFDQVVLK, encoded by the coding sequence ATGAAAAGATTAGCTGCATTTGGTGGAATAATAGTAGTTGTTTTTATATTAATTATCGTACTAACGAACCAATCAAACAAAACAAAAATGGCGGACAACCCATATGATAAAACTAATTTAAGACAATCTACTATTGATTTACTAAAAGACCCAAACTATCAAAATATTATTATGCCCGATAAGCTAAAAGAAAAAATTAACACTGGCGAACCAGTTACAGTCTACTTTTTTAGTCCAGAATGCAGCCACTGTAAGGAAATGACTCCTAGATTAATTCCTCTTGCAAAGAAAAATGGGGTTAAAATTGTAAAATATAATATACTTGAATATGACCAAGGCTGGGATGATTATTCCATAGAAGCTACACCGACACTGGTTTATTTTAAAGATGGAAAAGAAGTAGCTAGATTGTTAGGTTCTCACCCAGATGATGAAATTCAAGCTTTTTTTGATCAAGTAGTGTTAAAATAA
- the trmL gene encoding tRNA (uridine(34)/cytosine(34)/5-carboxymethylaminomethyluridine(34)-2'-O)-methyltransferase TrmL, with amino-acid sequence MSINIVLYQPEIPANTGNIARTCAGTGAKLHLIRPLGFSTDDKMLKRAGLDYWEHVDITYYDGLDEFFEKHPEKEYYLITKFGAKPHTTYDFSDVEKDHFFIFGRETKGLPREFIDAHPDRALRIPMNDNIRSLNLSNTAAILIYEALRQQDYPNLH; translated from the coding sequence TTGAGTATTAATATCGTGTTATATCAACCAGAGATTCCGGCAAATACAGGGAATATTGCAAGAACATGTGCAGGAACAGGGGCGAAGTTACATTTAATTCGACCGCTTGGATTTTCAACAGATGACAAAATGTTAAAACGAGCAGGACTCGATTATTGGGAGCATGTAGACATTACCTATTATGATGGATTAGATGAATTTTTTGAGAAACATCCGGAAAAGGAATATTATTTAATTACGAAGTTTGGTGCAAAACCGCATACAACTTACGATTTTAGTGACGTGGAAAAAGATCACTTCTTTATTTTTGGACGTGAGACAAAAGGGTTGCCTCGTGAATTTATTGACGCACATCCAGACCGGGCTTTAAGAATTCCGATGAACGATAATATTCGATCGTTGAATTTATCAAATACAGCAGCAATACTTATTTATGAAGCTTTACGTCAGCAGGATTATCCAAATTTACATTAA
- a CDS encoding RNA polymerase sigma factor produces MERNLIEEWFDLFERDITSFLVYYTGSLDVEDLVQETFLRALNKMSRFNENAHPKTWLISIARNMVIDHYRRNRVWNKMRHLFFHEQNISFDTEQRILLNQENANLYKAINRLPANQKEVIILRGILEMPSKEVSSIMKSNENNINVLYHRSLKKLKTMLEQEGDEYGRF; encoded by the coding sequence TTGGAGAGGAATTTGATAGAAGAATGGTTTGATTTATTCGAAAGAGATATTACAAGTTTTCTAGTGTACTATACAGGATCATTGGACGTAGAAGATTTAGTACAAGAAACCTTTCTTCGTGCATTGAACAAAATGTCAAGATTCAACGAGAATGCACATCCAAAAACTTGGTTAATATCCATCGCAAGAAATATGGTAATAGACCATTATCGTAGAAACCGCGTATGGAATAAAATGAGGCATTTATTTTTCCACGAACAAAATATCTCGTTTGATACAGAGCAGCGAATTCTTCTAAATCAAGAAAATGCCAATTTATATAAAGCAATTAATAGGCTACCAGCAAATCAAAAAGAAGTAATTATTTTAAGAGGGATTTTGGAAATGCCATCCAAGGAAGTCAGTAGCATTATGAAAAGTAATGAGAATAACATAAATGTACTGTATCACCGTTCCTTAAAAAAGTTGAAAACAATGCTCGAACAGGAGGGGGATGAATATGGAAGATTTTAA
- a CDS encoding NUDIX domain-containing protein — protein MPNQFHHLARGVFLQNNKVLLAQAIGHTNTFLPGGHIEFGESAKDALMREIEEELGIECEEVSFLGLVEHKWEKQGILNCEINQVFEIKSDQLNTSNNPKSTESHLKFFWCNGDELDSKNLQPYPFRTLIKNYLEGNKDVWWESTLNAEMDDSNRN, from the coding sequence ATGCCGAACCAGTTTCATCATTTAGCAAGAGGGGTCTTTCTACAAAATAATAAAGTCTTACTTGCACAAGCAATAGGACATACAAATACCTTTTTACCTGGTGGACATATTGAATTTGGTGAAAGTGCAAAAGATGCACTGATGAGAGAGATTGAAGAAGAACTGGGTATTGAATGTGAAGAGGTAAGTTTTCTTGGTCTAGTAGAACACAAGTGGGAGAAACAGGGTATATTAAACTGCGAAATAAACCAAGTTTTTGAAATTAAAAGCGACCAATTAAATACAAGTAATAACCCAAAATCTACCGAATCTCATCTGAAGTTTTTCTGGTGTAATGGAGATGAATTGGATTCTAAAAACTTGCAGCCATACCCATTTAGGACTCTAATAAAAAACTATTTAGAAGGAAATAAAGATGTTTGGTGGGAGAGTACATTAAACGCAGAAATGGATGATTCAAACAGAAATTAG
- the queG gene encoding tRNA epoxyqueuosine(34) reductase QueG, which yields MNINQFQEHLIEYAASIGIDKIGFTSASPFHELKNRLIRQQELGFASGFEEPNIEKRTHPELLLSEAESIIAIAIAYPSKMKDAPSSIKGARRGIFARASWGMDYHTVLREKLALLELFILTHKPDARLRSMVDTGELSDRAVAERAGIGWSAKNCAIITPEFGSYVYLGEMITSIPFAPSEQMEDQCGDCRLCLDICPTGALIEGGQLNAQRCIAFITQTKTMVSDEFRAKIGNRIYGCDTCQTICPKNKGKANLHQEAFKPDQELVKPLLLPLLSMTNRSFKETFGHMSGAWRGKNPIQRNAIIALAHFKEASAVPTLIELMEKDTRPVIRGTAAWAIGKINTDDGLTALKKAEQTEEVEEVLDEIRKGLQFYILEK from the coding sequence GTGAATATAAACCAATTTCAAGAACATCTAATTGAATATGCTGCTTCCATTGGAATTGATAAAATTGGGTTTACTTCTGCTTCTCCCTTTCATGAATTAAAAAATAGATTAATTAGGCAACAGGAGCTAGGATTTGCTTCGGGTTTCGAAGAACCGAACATAGAGAAAAGAACGCATCCGGAGCTTTTGCTTTCAGAAGCGGAAAGTATTATAGCAATTGCCATTGCCTATCCATCGAAAATGAAAGATGCTCCGTCGAGTATAAAGGGTGCTAGGAGGGGAATATTTGCAAGAGCATCATGGGGGATGGATTATCATACCGTTTTACGTGAGAAACTTGCACTTTTAGAGTTATTTATACTAACACATAAGCCTGATGCAAGGTTGCGCTCCATGGTTGATACTGGGGAACTTTCTGATCGGGCTGTGGCGGAGCGAGCAGGCATAGGGTGGAGTGCTAAAAACTGTGCGATTATTACACCAGAGTTTGGGTCGTATGTGTATTTAGGTGAAATGATTACTTCGATTCCTTTTGCGCCAAGTGAGCAAATGGAGGATCAATGTGGAGACTGTAGGCTTTGTTTAGATATATGTCCAACTGGAGCTTTAATCGAAGGTGGACAACTGAATGCCCAGCGTTGTATTGCATTTATTACTCAAACGAAAACAATGGTTTCAGATGAGTTTCGAGCTAAAATAGGGAATAGAATTTATGGATGCGATACTTGCCAAACGATTTGTCCGAAAAATAAAGGGAAAGCTAATTTACATCAAGAAGCATTTAAGCCAGACCAAGAGCTTGTAAAGCCATTACTGTTACCATTATTAAGTATGACAAATCGATCGTTTAAAGAAACATTTGGGCATATGTCCGGAGCTTGGAGAGGGAAGAATCCGATTCAACGTAATGCGATTATCGCGCTTGCACACTTTAAGGAAGCTTCGGCGGTACCTACGTTAATCGAATTAATGGAAAAAGATACTCGTCCCGTTATTCGAGGAACAGCTGCATGGGCAATTGGTAAAATTAATACAGACGATGGACTAACGGCACTAAAAAAAGCGGAACAAACAGAAGAAGTAGAAGAAGTATTAGATGAAATTAGAAAAGGGTTACAGTTTTATATATTGGAGAAATAG
- a CDS encoding carbon-nitrogen hydrolase family protein gives MSEEFDLSQFEKSMIIRQTSFADIESILEIQRLCFPGMDPWEVAHLRSHLTIFPEGQLVAELDGKVIGSCSSLIINFDEYDDRHSWSDVTDAGYITNHNPDGYNLYGIEVMVHPNYRRMKVGQRLYEGRKDIARQFNLKSIIIGGRIPNFHKHSQEMSPREYVTAVSRHKLYDPVLTFQLMNGFTLMRINPNYLPDDKASVKYATLMEWNNVDYIPLSKRHFKTSYPVRICAVQYMMRKINSFEEFANQCEYFVDVASDAQSDFVVFPEIFTTQLMSFLDEPSPSQAVRKLTEYTPQYMELFSDLAVRYNINIIAGSHFVEEENEEIYNIAYLFHRDGSIDKQYKIHITPNERKWWGISAGDSVKVFDTDCGKIAIQICYDIEFPELARIATDMGANIIFTPFCTEDRQGYLRVRYCAQARAVENQIYTVISGTVGNLPQTENMDIQYAQSAIFAPSDFEFARDGIVGETEPNLEMVLIGDVDLEILRRQRQDGTVKHLKDRRHDVYEIDYKK, from the coding sequence ATGTCCGAAGAATTTGATCTATCCCAATTTGAAAAAAGTATGATTATAAGACAAACGTCTTTTGCAGATATAGAATCCATTTTAGAAATCCAACGTCTTTGTTTCCCTGGAATGGATCCATGGGAAGTAGCGCACTTACGTAGTCACTTAACTATTTTTCCAGAAGGACAATTAGTTGCAGAACTAGATGGCAAAGTGATTGGTTCTTGTTCGAGTTTGATTATTAACTTTGATGAGTACGATGACCGCCATTCTTGGTCAGATGTAACGGATGCTGGCTATATTACAAACCATAATCCTGACGGGTATAACTTATATGGCATCGAAGTAATGGTGCATCCGAATTATCGTAGAATGAAGGTAGGGCAACGTCTATATGAAGGAAGAAAAGATATTGCCAGACAGTTCAATTTAAAATCCATCATAATTGGCGGGCGTATTCCAAACTTTCATAAACATTCACAGGAAATGTCACCGAGAGAATATGTGACGGCTGTATCAAGACATAAATTATATGATCCAGTACTTACATTTCAGTTAATGAACGGATTTACATTGATGCGTATCAACCCAAACTATTTGCCAGACGATAAGGCATCCGTTAAATACGCTACATTGATGGAATGGAATAATGTTGATTATATTCCACTTTCAAAGCGTCATTTTAAAACGAGCTATCCAGTTCGGATTTGTGCAGTACAGTATATGATGCGTAAAATTAATTCGTTTGAAGAATTTGCAAACCAATGTGAGTACTTTGTAGACGTAGCTTCAGATGCACAATCCGATTTCGTTGTGTTTCCCGAAATTTTTACAACGCAATTAATGTCATTTTTAGATGAACCTTCACCAAGTCAAGCCGTGCGTAAGCTAACGGAATATACACCACAATATATGGAGTTATTTTCCGATTTAGCTGTGCGTTATAATATTAATATTATTGCTGGTTCCCACTTTGTGGAAGAAGAAAATGAAGAAATCTATAATATTGCATATTTATTTCACCGTGACGGTTCTATTGACAAGCAGTATAAAATCCATATTACACCGAATGAACGTAAATGGTGGGGAATTAGTGCAGGGGATTCTGTAAAAGTATTTGATACAGATTGCGGAAAAATTGCGATTCAAATTTGTTATGATATAGAATTTCCAGAACTTGCTCGGATTGCAACGGATATGGGTGCAAATATTATTTTCACTCCATTTTGTACAGAAGATCGCCAAGGATACTTACGTGTTCGTTACTGTGCACAAGCTCGAGCAGTTGAAAATCAAATTTATACGGTCATCTCTGGTACAGTAGGAAACTTGCCGCAAACGGAGAATATGGATATTCAATACGCACAGTCTGCTATTTTTGCACCATCGGACTTTGAATTTGCACGGGATGGAATTGTGGGAGAAACAGAACCTAATTTAGAGATGGTGTTAATCGGGGATGTTGATTTAGAAATTTTAAGACGTCAACGTCAAGATGGGACAGTTAAGCATTTGAAAGATCGCCGCCATGACGTATATGAGATTGATTATAAAAAGTAA
- a CDS encoding B3/B4 domain-containing protein gives MIIKLDNSLLQVEPTLKIGIIHYTKIVVTSSPQMLKGRLQLFQEQLFFEMEEKSVTEFEGIKEWRTLWKKLGADPNRYRPSVEALYRRIAKQNYITPLHSAVDLNNFFSMRYEIPMGIYDLGKIHGDVSISLGNEETIYEGLNGRENNIKNILALSDTTGPFGSPFVDSVKTAVTEETTNAVQIVFLRPSINLEDGRKLVESMGTMFTQIHGGDASSIVLHNDYNEWRI, from the coding sequence ATGATAATAAAACTAGATAATTCTTTATTGCAAGTCGAACCTACTCTTAAAATAGGCATTATTCATTATACCAAAATTGTCGTTACCTCTTCTCCCCAAATGCTTAAAGGACGTCTCCAATTATTTCAGGAGCAACTTTTCTTTGAAATGGAAGAAAAGTCCGTAACAGAATTTGAGGGAATTAAAGAATGGCGAACGTTATGGAAGAAACTAGGTGCAGATCCTAACCGATACCGTCCTTCTGTTGAAGCATTATATCGACGAATTGCAAAACAAAATTATATCACACCTTTGCATTCTGCTGTTGATTTAAATAATTTCTTCTCCATGCGATATGAAATACCAATGGGAATTTATGATTTAGGAAAGATTCATGGGGATGTATCCATTTCTCTTGGCAATGAAGAAACTATATATGAAGGACTAAATGGCAGAGAAAATAATATAAAAAATATACTTGCGCTTTCAGATACAACTGGACCATTTGGCAGCCCGTTTGTTGACTCGGTAAAGACTGCTGTCACGGAAGAAACTACAAATGCTGTCCAGATTGTCTTCCTACGTCCTTCTATTAATTTAGAAGATGGCCGTAAACTAGTTGAATCTATGGGTACTATGTTTACCCAAATTCATGGTGGAGATGCAAGCTCTATTGTGTTACACAATGATTATAACGAATGGAGGATATAA
- the proS gene encoding proline--tRNA ligase, with product MSTQQNDFTKWYIDTIQKADLMDYTPVRGCIAFKPDGFEIWEHIQAEMNRRFKETGHRNAYFPMLIPESFFQKEKDHIEGFAPELPWVTEAAGEKLEERLALRPTSETMIGHLYSDWIKSYRDLPVLINQWANVFRWEKKTLPFIRTSEFLWQEGHTAHVDEEDARKETMQMLNIYKEVVEELLAIPVYDGQKTPSERFAGAVDTYSIEAMMKDGKAVQAGTSHYLGTKFAEAFDIKYLNKENKHQHVHTTSWGTSTRLIGSVIMVHGDEQGLVLPPRVAPTQVVLIPVGPWKKNPAIMEKLDELYADLKAKGIRVRLDDSDQSPGYKFNEWELKGVPVRVELGPRDLENNQALLKARDEGDKVSVDIPNLVERIEEELTTMQTRLLEKARAFRDQNSHTNVDSLDQLKQHLADSTEKGEIPGWILAGWCGDDACEEQVKEETKFTTRNIPFNPPVEKSTCINCGKESKHTVWFGRAY from the coding sequence ATGTCTACACAACAAAATGATTTTACAAAATGGTATATCGACACTATTCAGAAGGCAGATTTAATGGATTATACACCTGTTCGTGGGTGTATCGCGTTTAAACCGGATGGCTTTGAAATTTGGGAGCATATTCAAGCCGAAATGAACAGACGCTTTAAAGAAACCGGACATCGCAATGCTTATTTCCCAATGCTTATACCAGAGTCATTTTTCCAAAAAGAAAAGGATCATATTGAAGGTTTCGCTCCGGAGCTACCATGGGTAACAGAAGCAGCTGGTGAGAAACTAGAAGAGCGCTTAGCATTACGTCCAACTTCTGAAACGATGATTGGTCATTTGTATTCAGATTGGATTAAAAGCTATCGTGATCTACCAGTATTAATTAACCAATGGGCAAACGTGTTCCGTTGGGAAAAGAAGACGCTTCCTTTCATTCGTACATCTGAATTTTTATGGCAAGAGGGGCATACTGCTCATGTAGATGAAGAGGATGCACGTAAAGAAACAATGCAAATGCTTAACATCTATAAAGAGGTTGTAGAAGAGCTTTTGGCTATTCCGGTATACGATGGACAAAAGACACCATCTGAACGTTTTGCAGGGGCTGTGGATACGTATTCGATTGAAGCAATGATGAAGGATGGAAAAGCTGTTCAAGCTGGGACTTCTCATTACTTGGGAACGAAATTTGCAGAAGCATTTGATATTAAATACTTGAATAAAGAAAACAAACATCAACATGTTCATACAACATCATGGGGAACTTCTACACGATTAATCGGTTCTGTTATTATGGTGCATGGTGATGAGCAAGGTCTTGTATTACCACCACGTGTTGCACCAACGCAAGTTGTTTTAATTCCAGTGGGACCTTGGAAGAAGAACCCAGCTATTATGGAGAAACTTGATGAGCTATATGCTGATTTAAAAGCAAAAGGTATTCGTGTACGTCTCGATGATTCAGATCAATCACCAGGTTATAAATTTAATGAGTGGGAGCTAAAAGGTGTTCCCGTCCGTGTTGAATTAGGACCTCGTGATTTAGAAAACAACCAAGCACTACTTAAAGCACGTGATGAAGGTGACAAGGTATCTGTAGATATTCCTAATTTAGTGGAGCGTATTGAAGAAGAACTAACAACAATGCAAACCCGTTTATTAGAAAAAGCTCGCGCATTCCGTGATCAAAATTCACATACAAATGTGGATTCATTAGACCAATTAAAACAACATCTTGCAGACTCGACTGAAAAGGGAGAAATTCCAGGTTGGATTCTTGCAGGATGGTGTGGAGACGACGCTTGTGAAGAACAAGTGAAAGAGGAAACAAAATTCACGACACGTAATATTCCTTTCAATCCACCAGTTGAAAAGTCTACATGTATAAACTGTGGAAAAGAATCAAAACATACAGTTTGGTTCGGTCGTGCGTATTAA
- a CDS encoding aldo/keto reductase produces MPRIGLGVYKMTEPDIALQAISAALDSGYRHIDTASLYANEKEVGEAVRNSKINREDIFITTKVWNSDQGYDQTLKAFEKSLELLGLDYIDLYITHWPVKETFIDTYRAIERLYEEKLIRATGVSNHHQHHLEAIAAKANVKPMVNQIECHPRLTQFDLREYCQEQGIAVTSWSPLARGGLLNEPTLQRISGKYGKSPAQTIIRWHLQHDLVVIPKSVTPARIAENLDVFDFELSFEDMKNIDALNLNERTGADPDNFSFKF; encoded by the coding sequence ATGCCACGTATAGGTTTAGGAGTGTATAAAATGACGGAGCCAGATATTGCGCTACAAGCAATTTCAGCGGCTTTAGATAGTGGATATCGTCATATTGATACTGCTTCCCTTTATGCAAATGAGAAAGAAGTCGGAGAAGCAGTACGTAACTCTAAAATAAATAGAGAAGATATTTTCATTACCACAAAAGTATGGAACTCCGATCAAGGGTACGATCAAACATTAAAAGCATTCGAAAAGTCATTGGAATTATTAGGACTTGATTACATAGATTTATATATAACGCATTGGCCAGTGAAAGAGACTTTCATAGATACGTATCGTGCAATTGAACGTTTATATGAAGAGAAGCTAATCCGTGCTACTGGTGTATCTAATCATCATCAACACCATTTAGAAGCAATTGCTGCAAAAGCAAATGTTAAACCAATGGTCAATCAAATCGAATGTCATCCTCGTTTAACACAATTTGACCTTCGAGAATATTGCCAAGAACAAGGAATTGCAGTTACTTCATGGTCACCACTTGCAAGAGGCGGTTTACTTAACGAACCGACATTACAACGAATTAGTGGAAAATACGGTAAATCCCCAGCACAAACAATCATTCGTTGGCACTTGCAACATGACTTAGTCGTTATTCCAAAATCAGTGACACCTGCTAGAATTGCTGAAAATCTAGATGTTTTCGATTTTGAATTATCGTTTGAAGATATGAAAAATATTGATGCACTAAACTTAAATGAACGTACTGGAGCAGACCCTGATAACTTTAGCTTTAAATTTTAA